ACTACGTGGATGAGTACGAAAACGATGCCACGTTGCTTGGCGGCTGCACTGATTTCATCCAACAATTTTGTGCTCACGAGCGAATTGATAGCATCCGTATCAAGAGCGATGCGCTTCACTCCACCAACGTCATCACCGTTGGTTACAACTCCATCACCAGTCATTGGCTAGAGCCTCCGTTCCGTCCGATCTAAAAGCTCAATAATTCTACCTAGCAGGACTTCGATAGCCGCAAGCCTCTGAATAATAAGATGGGCGTTGTATGCCATCCAGGTGCCCAATGTGCACACTAGAACCACGGCCACTATCACATAGGTATTCTCAGCCATATTTCCTCCTTATCTGTCAAAGAACGAGGGTCAGGTCTTGCAATCACGCATTCGGGAGAAACCAACGTGGTCGTGAGCCTTTTTCCGACTGCGCGACGCGATGCAGTCCAGGCCATCCCCGTCTCACTGTGCGCGATGGCCACGCTTACGCGGCCCGGTGGGTGTGAGGCCCAGGCACCAGCGTAATATCGAGCCGCCCGCCGCAGGCCAGGACAATCCTCTGCAGCGTGCGAAGTTCATAGCGATCGTACTCCGCGTTTTCGTACCGGCTGATGGCCGAGGCCGTGGTTTTCGCTCGCTGCGCCACTTGCGCCTGAGTCAGTCCGGCCTCTTGACGCAGCCGGGAAAGCTGCTCACCAATGGCTAGCTTCTGCATTTCCGCCTCGAACCCTTTGCGAAACTTCGAATCTGCCAGTTTTCTATCCAGCCACCCCTTGCCCGTTCTTGCTGCTTTAGCTTTCATGTTTCCCTCTCCCCTCACAGTCTTTCTTGCAGGCTTCTGCCGGAGCAGCCCCGCCCGGAGCGATGTAGAACTCGATCCGAAACACCGCGCCGTCATGGACCAGGCGGCGTACCGGCACCTTGCTCGATAGACGTGCATTCTCCCTCTTTCGGAAACATAGCATATACGCTACAAATCGAACAAGCACGCAGCGATGACCTTCTTGTCTCTCGCCTAAAGACTTGCGAGATCGTGGCAGCAGGATTCGCGATGCCGGAAGTCCGCCAGTGTTGCCTACAGCACCAGTTTCGTATATACATAACTGGTGTTCGAATGGGACCCCAGGAAGGCCACCAGCAACAAGACCAAGCATGGGGTCTCCTTTGAAGAAGCCGGTACGGCCTTCTTTGACTCAGCCGGCCTTGACGGTGAGGACGTCGCCCACTCGACCACGGAAACGAGACGATTCCGGCTGGCACAATCGGCAGCCGGTCACATTCTCGTCATCGCGTATACGCTCAGGAGCCACGGCCATGAAAAAACTATCAGAGTCATCAGTGCGCGACGGGCGAACCGGAAAGAAAAAAAGCGCTACCAAGAAGCGAAAGATTGATTATTCGGACATCCCTCCACTCTCCGACCGGCAACTTGCCTCTATGCGTCGAATAGGACGACCTCCTTTGGGCGAGGAGCGGCGGCAACTCATTGCCATCCGGCTAGATTCTAATGTGCTCCGCTGGCTGAAATCCCTCGCAGCCGAGCGGGAAGTTCCCTACCAATCACTCATCAACGACCTGTTGGCGGGAGAGATGAAGAAGGCCAGCTAGCCTCTTCTTCTAACCCCGCATTTTCCTCCAGGCAATCCTCCCTCTGGAATTTCTCCATCCCCCTCTGGAATTTCTCCCCAACTCTTAGATCGTTTCTCGTATCTCGTCGTTCGTCGTTCGCATGACTTTTACCGATTAACTCACTGTTATTCCGCAGCATTCCGCCATCACTCCATCCCCTATCGTCCTCGGCACGGTCCCTGCTGATACATTTCACCGATGCCGACTCATTCTTCCATACTCTTGATCGACGACAGCCCCGGCGAGTGCGAACTGTTTCGCCTGGCGCTGAAGCAGACCGGGCTCGATGTCGCCCTCTTTACCGAGCAGGATGCCGAGGCGGCGTTTCATTTTCTTGAGGACCGTTATCACCAATCACCTATCCAATACTCCTCTAGCGAGACGGCTGGCGTGGTCTCCACTGCGCGCGTCGAACGAGGGGAGTCTTCGACCGCGCGTTCCGCGAGCACAGAGACCATGCCAGCCGTCTCGCACTCCCTCCCTTCCCTCATTCTGTTGGACCTCCACCTTCGCGGTGAGGACGGCTGCGAGTTGTTGAAACGGCTCAGGTCTGATGCGCGGTTTGCCGCGATCCCCATCGTCATCTTCACCACGTCGGATGACCAGCAGGATGTCGCTCGCTGTTATGCCGGCGGAGCCAATGGCTATGTCGTAAAACCCGGCACCTTTGCGGAACTCATTCAATGCAGCGGCGATCTCTGCCGCTTTTGGCTGGATCGAAACAGAGTACCGTCAATGATTGGAACCCCATGCTGACCAAAGCGGCGCTGAAAAATCCCTACGCTGTCTTTGCCATCTGCATGATCGCGCTGGTGCTGGGCGGCGTGTCGTACCAGAAGATGCGGGTGGACATCTTCCCGGAAATCAAAATCCCCACGATCCTTGTCACCACCTTCTACCGCGGCATGAGTCCCAGCGAGATGGAAGGGGCCATCACGCTCAAGATGGAGCAGCGCTTCGTCGAAGCCAGCTACGTGGAGCACATCGAGTCGCAGTCGCTCGCCGGGATGAGCTACATCAAAGTCTTCTTCCAGCCGGAATACAGCATCGATTCGGCCCAGTCGGAGCTGACCAGCCTGGCCTACAGCATCATCCGGCTCCTGCCGCCGGGCGTCTATCCGCCTTCCGTCTATAAGTTCGGCGTATCGAGCCTGCCGGTGGGGCTGCTCTCCGTGAGCAGCGAAACGCTCGGACCGAAGGACATCCGCGACCTGGCCTATTTCACCGTGCGCCAGCAGATCGCCACAATCCCCGGCATTTCGTTCGGCCCTCCGCTGGGCGGCAAAGTCCGGCAGATCACCGTGTTCATGGACCAATCGCGCATGCTCGCGCGCGGCATCTCCCCCTCGGACGTCGTGAAGGCGATCAACTCGCAGAGCGCGATCATCCCGGCGGGCGATATCAAGATCGGCGATCTGGACTACTACGTCTATTCCAACAGCCTCATCGACGCGGTGGACAAGATCAACGACATTCCCATCAAAGTGGTGAACGGCACGCCGATCCTGGTGCGCGATATCGGCACGGCGGCGGACAGTGCGGCGATTCAGACGTCCATCGTACGGGTGAACGGCCGTGAGGCGACGTACATCCCCATCACCCGGCAGGAAGGCGCCAATACGCTGGAAGTCACGGATGGGATTCGCGCGAAACTGCCGAAGCTGACCGAGATTCCCGCCGGCGCCACGGTGAAGTTTCTCTACGACCAGTCGCTCTATATCCGGCAGGCCATCACCAACCTCCAAAAGGAAGGGTTGCTGGGCGCAGGGCTCGCGGGATTGATGATCTTCCTGTTCCTGCGGAGCATCAAGGCGGCGCTCGTCGTCGGCCTGGCCATTCCCCTCTCGCTCACCGCCGCGCTGGTCGCGCTCTACCTGACCGGCCAGTCGGTGAACATCATGACGTTGGGCGGCTTGGCCCTGGTGATCGGCACCCTGCTGGATAACAACATCGTCGTGCAGGAGAACCTGCACCGTCATCTGGAAATGGGAAAGGACGGCCGCACGGCGGCGGAGGACAGTGCCGTCGAACTGACGTTGCCCATCCTCGTGGCGACGATCTGCATTTTGATCGTCTACCTGCCGATCATGTTCTTCTCCGGCATCATTAAGTACCTCTTCGTCCCACTAGCCATGACCGTGGCCTTCGCCATGCTGGCGGACTATGCCGTCTCGATGACGGTGACGCCGGTGGTCTTGTCGCGGCTCTATCACGGAGGACATGGCGGCGAGGCGGGCGGCAAGGGGCACGAGGACAAAGATTGGTTCCGCTTCGTGCTGGCCATCTACGAACCGGTGCTCAGGGCGGGCGTGCGCTTCAAGCCGGTCGTGATCGGCTTGGCCCTGCTCGCCCTCATTGGGACCGGCGCCTTGCTGCTGCCGCGCCTCCACAGCGAGTTCTTCCCCAAGGTCGATGCCGGCAACTTCACCATGCTTGTGAGCGCGCCGGAAGGCTCGCGCATCGAAAAGACGACGGCGATTGTGGCCGACATCGAAAAGCTGGTGCAGGAGACGATCCCGAAGCAGGACCTGGAAGAGGTGATCTCCAACACCGGCCTCTATTTCGGCGACGCGGCCAGATTCGCCCCCAACACCGGCAACCACACCGCCTTCGTGCTGGTGAATCTCGTCACCGGCCACGAAGGAAAGACCGACGACTATGTCTCAACCCTGCGAACCAAGTTGCGCGAGTCCCTCCCCGGTGTAGAAGTCTCCTTTCAAACCGGCGGCATCATCAGCGACGTGCTGAACTTCGGCCTGCGCGCGCCGATCGATATTCAGGTGAAGGGCCCGTCGCTGGATCTCATTCGCCCGGTGGCGGAAGCTATCCAGCAGAAAGTCGCCCAGGTGCCGAACACGGTGGATGTGCGCATCAAGCAGGGCAAGAGCTATCCCGAACTGCACATCGACGTGGACCGGACGAAAGCCGCCTACTACGGCATCACCCAGGATCGCGTGATCGTGGACGTGATCACCGGCATCAGCTCGAACATCGCCTTGAGCCCGAACTTTTGGCTCGATCCCAAAACCGCCAACGGCTATTTCCTGCTGGCCCAATTTCCTGAACAGTCCCTGACGAAGACGGAAGACCTGCTGAACATCCCGATCATCGGGGCGCGCACGGCGCTGGGACCAACTTCGTCCCTCACCACGGGTGGCACGACCGGCTCGACCATCGCGCTTCAGAACACACCCTTCGCGGGACGCAATCTCGACCTCTCCAACGGCTTCTACGCCTCCGGCGACGAACGGCGCGGCCCGCCCGTGCTGCTGCGTGATGTGGCCTCCCTGAACATGAAAACCGGGCCGGACTCGGTCGATCACTACGACCTCTCCCGGCTCATCGATGTGCTGGTGACGCCGGTCGGCAACGATCTGGGCCACGTCGCCAAAGACATCGAACAGGCGCTCGCCACCGTGCCCCTGCCGAAAGACGTGACGATCCAGCTCAAAGGCGAAGTGGCCAACATGCGTTCCGCCTTCAGCAATTTCGCCCTGGCCCTGCCGCTGGCCGTGCTGCTGATCTATCTCGTGATGGTCGGGCTGTTCCGCTCCTTCATCGATCCGTTGATCATTCTGGTCGCGGTGCCGCTCGGCTGGATCGGCACCGTGCTCATGCTCCATTTCACGAATACGTCGGTGAACGTGGAGTCGATGATCGGCACCCTCATGATGATGGGCATCGTGGTGTCGAACAGCATCTTGCTCGTGGACTTTGCCAACCGGATGGTGGACGCCGGCGCGTCGGCGGAACAGGCGGTGTTGGAAGCGGGCAAGCGCCGCATCCGGCCCATCCTCATGACCGCCCTGGCCACGATCCTCGGGCTCTTGCCGCTCGCCTTGGGATTCGGCGAAGGCAATGAAACCATGGTGCCCCTCGCCCGCGCGGTCGTCGGCGGACTTGCAGTGTCCACGATGATGACCCTGCTGGTCGTGCCTGTGATGCATGCTCTCGTACTGGGACGCCGGGTGCCTATCATTGAACCAGTGACCCCGTCAGCGACCGGAGAGGATCTCTAATACTATGATGCACTCGTCTCTCACCATCCTGCTCGCTCTTCTGCTAGCCGCCGCTGGCTGTCAACGGGAGCAGCCTCCGCCGCAGGCGAAACAGGACAGCCCCCCCAAGCCGGCCCCGGCTGAGAACGGCTCCGCCAACGGCGCGCCCGTGGAGATCGATCCCACTCACCCCGTCGATGTACAGGTCACAAAGCCGGCGCGGCAACCGCTGGTCTATACCATCGCGCTCCCGGCTAATGTCTCGCCGCGCTACCAGACCACGCTCTATGCGAAGGTCTCCGGCTATTTGAAATGGATCGGCCCGGACAAAGGCGACCATGTGAAGAAGGACGAAGTCGTCGCCATCATCGACGCCCCTGAAGTCGAAGAGCAGTATCAGCAGGCCGTCGCCGACTACAAAATCAAGAAGATCACGTTCGAGCGGCTCGACAAGGTCTGGAAGGAATCGCCGGACGTGATCGCGAAGCAGGACGTGGACGTGGCCGAAGCCACCTACCATGGGGCCAAGAATCTCATGCAGCAGCGGGCCGCCATGCGCGAATACACGAAGGTGCGCGCCCCCTACGACGGCATCGTGACGGCGCGGT
The Nitrospira sp. genome window above contains:
- a CDS encoding helix-turn-helix transcriptional regulator: MKAKAARTGKGWLDRKLADSKFRKGFEAEMQKLAIGEQLSRLRQEAGLTQAQVAQRAKTTASAISRYENAEYDRYELRTLQRIVLACGGRLDITLVPGPHTHRAA
- a CDS encoding BrnA antitoxin family protein, with amino-acid sequence MKKLSESSVRDGRTGKKKSATKKRKIDYSDIPPLSDRQLASMRRIGRPPLGEERRQLIAIRLDSNVLRWLKSLAAEREVPYQSLINDLLAGEMKKAS
- a CDS encoding response regulator — translated: MPTHSSILLIDDSPGECELFRLALKQTGLDVALFTEQDAEAAFHFLEDRYHQSPIQYSSSETAGVVSTARVERGESSTARSASTETMPAVSHSLPSLILLDLHLRGEDGCELLKRLRSDARFAAIPIVIFTTSDDQQDVARCYAGGANGYVVKPGTFAELIQCSGDLCRFWLDRNRVPSMIGTPC
- a CDS encoding efflux RND transporter permease subunit; the protein is MLTKAALKNPYAVFAICMIALVLGGVSYQKMRVDIFPEIKIPTILVTTFYRGMSPSEMEGAITLKMEQRFVEASYVEHIESQSLAGMSYIKVFFQPEYSIDSAQSELTSLAYSIIRLLPPGVYPPSVYKFGVSSLPVGLLSVSSETLGPKDIRDLAYFTVRQQIATIPGISFGPPLGGKVRQITVFMDQSRMLARGISPSDVVKAINSQSAIIPAGDIKIGDLDYYVYSNSLIDAVDKINDIPIKVVNGTPILVRDIGTAADSAAIQTSIVRVNGREATYIPITRQEGANTLEVTDGIRAKLPKLTEIPAGATVKFLYDQSLYIRQAITNLQKEGLLGAGLAGLMIFLFLRSIKAALVVGLAIPLSLTAALVALYLTGQSVNIMTLGGLALVIGTLLDNNIVVQENLHRHLEMGKDGRTAAEDSAVELTLPILVATICILIVYLPIMFFSGIIKYLFVPLAMTVAFAMLADYAVSMTVTPVVLSRLYHGGHGGEAGGKGHEDKDWFRFVLAIYEPVLRAGVRFKPVVIGLALLALIGTGALLLPRLHSEFFPKVDAGNFTMLVSAPEGSRIEKTTAIVADIEKLVQETIPKQDLEEVISNTGLYFGDAARFAPNTGNHTAFVLVNLVTGHEGKTDDYVSTLRTKLRESLPGVEVSFQTGGIISDVLNFGLRAPIDIQVKGPSLDLIRPVAEAIQQKVAQVPNTVDVRIKQGKSYPELHIDVDRTKAAYYGITQDRVIVDVITGISSNIALSPNFWLDPKTANGYFLLAQFPEQSLTKTEDLLNIPIIGARTALGPTSSLTTGGTTGSTIALQNTPFAGRNLDLSNGFYASGDERRGPPVLLRDVASLNMKTGPDSVDHYDLSRLIDVLVTPVGNDLGHVAKDIEQALATVPLPKDVTIQLKGEVANMRSAFSNFALALPLAVLLIYLVMVGLFRSFIDPLIILVAVPLGWIGTVLMLHFTNTSVNVESMIGTLMMMGIVVSNSILLVDFANRMVDAGASAEQAVLEAGKRRIRPILMTALATILGLLPLALGFGEGNETMVPLARAVVGGLAVSTMMTLLVVPVMHALVLGRRVPIIEPVTPSATGEDL